The Roseococcus microcysteis genome contains a region encoding:
- a CDS encoding NAD(P)H-hydrate dehydratase, which produces MSTRSDLALLTPAEMAEADRLAGNGPALMEAAGRAVARAIQARFRPCRVLVLAGPGNNGGDGYVAARHLERAGWDVAVAPLAPPRAGSDAAGAAARWRGPMRALTAETIARAGLVVDALFGAGLARPLDAPLAEMLRGVAAPLVAVDVPSGVCGATGAARGFAPQAALTVTFFRRKPGHLLNPGRDLCGELVLADIGLPTRVLDRIRPRAFANGPALWTLPRPGAATHKHSRGHVVVLCGTQMPGAARLAAQAARRAGAGLVTLACPDRDLARALRVAEPGLLVSEAPLATLMESLPRAVFLAGPGLPPDETTRATLAALHAARRVTVLDAGALTACAGAPDLLSGAALLTPHAGEFTRLFGPPGEDRPSTVREAAARTGAVVLLKGSDTLIAAPDGEVVINHDAPPWLATGGTGDVLAGIAAALLAQGMPAFEAAAAAAWWQGAAARQAGPGLLAEDLPELLDDSHQKLST; this is translated from the coding sequence ATGTCCACCCGATCCGACCTGGCCTTGCTGACCCCCGCCGAGATGGCCGAGGCCGACCGTCTCGCCGGCAACGGCCCCGCGCTGATGGAGGCGGCGGGGCGCGCCGTGGCCCGCGCCATCCAGGCGCGCTTCCGCCCCTGCCGGGTGCTGGTGCTGGCCGGGCCGGGCAACAATGGCGGGGATGGCTATGTGGCGGCCCGCCACCTGGAGCGCGCGGGCTGGGATGTGGCGGTGGCGCCCCTGGCCCCGCCGCGCGCGGGCAGCGATGCGGCCGGGGCGGCCGCGCGATGGCGCGGCCCCATGCGGGCGCTGACGGCGGAGACGATCGCGCGCGCCGGGCTGGTGGTGGACGCGCTGTTCGGCGCCGGGCTGGCACGGCCGCTGGATGCGCCCCTGGCGGAGATGCTGCGGGGTGTCGCGGCGCCGCTGGTGGCGGTGGATGTGCCCTCCGGTGTCTGTGGCGCCACGGGGGCCGCGCGCGGCTTCGCGCCCCAGGCCGCGCTGACCGTCACCTTCTTCCGCCGCAAGCCGGGGCATCTGTTGAACCCGGGGCGGGATCTCTGCGGCGAATTGGTGCTGGCCGATATCGGTCTGCCCACGCGGGTTTTGGACCGCATCCGCCCACGTGCCTTCGCCAATGGCCCGGCGCTGTGGACGCTGCCCCGGCCGGGCGCGGCCACCCACAAGCACAGCCGGGGCCATGTGGTGGTGCTCTGCGGGACGCAGATGCCGGGGGCCGCGCGCCTCGCCGCTCAGGCGGCACGGCGCGCCGGGGCGGGGCTGGTGACGCTGGCCTGCCCGGACCGCGACCTGGCGCGCGCGCTGCGCGTCGCGGAACCTGGGCTGCTGGTCAGCGAGGCGCCGCTCGCCACGCTGATGGAAAGCCTGCCGCGCGCCGTCTTCCTGGCCGGTCCCGGATTACCGCCCGATGAGACGACCCGCGCCACCCTGGCCGCGCTGCACGCCGCGCGACGCGTCACAGTGCTGGATGCCGGGGCGCTGACCGCCTGCGCCGGGGCGCCGGATTTGCTGTCCGGCGCCGCCCTTCTCACCCCCCATGCGGGCGAATTCACCCGCCTCTTTGGCCCGCCCGGCGAGGACCGGCCTTCCACCGTGCGCGAAGCCGCGGCGCGGACGGGGGCAGTGGTGCTGCTCAAGGGCAGCGACACGCTGATCGCCGCGCCGGATGGCGAAGTGGTGATCAACCACGACGCGCCCCCCTGGCTCGCCACCGGGGGCACGGGCGATGTGCTGGCGGGCATCGCGGCCGCGCTGCTGGCCCAGGGCATGCCGGCCTTCGAGGCCGCCGCCGCCGCCGCCTGGTGGCAGGGCGCCGCCGCGCGGCAGGCCGGCCCCGGCCTGCTGGCGGAGGACTTGCCGGAACTTTTGGATGACAGTCACCAAAAATTGTCAACTTGA
- a CDS encoding sulfite oxidase: MKKAFRTERSATELYADDPERADALVWNRRGALKGAALAAMGTAVGGAIPFSAQMPGGTLPALFTRPAAAQGSGGPQMMRIDGKVEMILQGERPLVLEAPETALDDAVTPNDKIFVRNNGQLPEVAANPDAWRFTIDGEVNTPLTLTVAELRSRFQNVTLQLQMECGGNGRAQFQPQTRGNQWGNGAICNAAWTGVRLRDVLRAAGVKETGRYTGHFGADPHLSGATDRAAISRGMPVAKAMDEDTIIAFAVNGGPIPHINGAPVRLLVPGWPGSLSQKWLTRVTLLAEPHRGQGMGGTSYRMPVRPIVPGSSNDGADFADMTSMPVRSILSSHAHGTRLAAGTRSLDLRGAAWAGDHTVRAVHASVDFGQTWTEMRVAAPANRHAWQRWEGRVALPSDGYYEVWYRATDSEGRMQPHAPANWNPQGYGANAISRAAILVG; this comes from the coding sequence ATGAAAAAGGCTTTCCGCACCGAACGCAGTGCGACCGAACTCTACGCCGATGACCCCGAACGTGCCGATGCCCTGGTGTGGAACCGGCGCGGCGCGCTGAAGGGCGCCGCCCTCGCCGCCATGGGCACCGCGGTGGGCGGCGCCATTCCCTTCTCCGCGCAGATGCCCGGCGGCACCCTGCCCGCCCTCTTCACCCGCCCCGCCGCCGCCCAAGGCTCCGGCGGCCCGCAGATGATGCGGATTGATGGCAAGGTGGAGATGATCCTGCAGGGCGAACGCCCGCTGGTGCTGGAAGCGCCCGAGACCGCGCTGGACGACGCCGTCACGCCCAATGACAAGATTTTTGTGCGCAACAACGGCCAGCTGCCGGAAGTGGCCGCGAACCCCGACGCCTGGCGCTTCACCATTGACGGCGAGGTGAATACCCCGCTGACGCTGACGGTGGCCGAGCTCCGCAGCCGCTTCCAGAACGTGACGCTCCAGCTGCAGATGGAATGCGGTGGCAATGGCCGCGCGCAGTTCCAGCCGCAGACGCGCGGCAACCAATGGGGCAATGGCGCCATCTGCAACGCCGCCTGGACGGGCGTGCGCCTGCGCGACGTGCTGCGCGCCGCCGGCGTGAAGGAGACCGGGCGCTACACGGGCCATTTCGGCGCGGACCCGCATCTCTCCGGGGCCACCGACCGTGCGGCCATCAGCCGCGGCATGCCCGTCGCCAAGGCCATGGACGAGGACACCATCATCGCCTTCGCGGTGAATGGTGGTCCCATCCCGCACATCAATGGCGCGCCGGTGCGGCTGCTGGTGCCGGGCTGGCCAGGCAGCCTCAGCCAGAAATGGCTGACGCGCGTGACGCTGCTGGCCGAACCGCATCGCGGCCAGGGCATGGGCGGCACCAGCTACCGCATGCCGGTGCGGCCCATCGTGCCGGGCAGCAGCAATGACGGCGCGGATTTCGCGGACATGACCTCCATGCCCGTGCGGTCCATCCTCTCCTCCCATGCGCATGGCACGCGGCTGGCGGCGGGCACGCGCAGCCTCGACCTGCGCGGCGCGGCCTGGGCCGGCGACCACACGGTGCGCGCCGTCCATGCCAGCGTGGATTTCGGCCAGACCTGGACCGAGATGCGCGTGGCGGCCCCCGCCAACCGCCACGCCTGGCAGCGCTGGGAAGGCCGCGTCGCCCTGCCCTCGGACGGCTATTATGAGGTGTGGTATCGCGCGACCGACAGCGAGGGCCGCATGCAGCCGCACGCGCCTGCCAACTGGAACCCGCAGGGCTATGGCGCCAACGCCATCAGCCGCGCCGCGATCCTGGTGGGCTGA
- a CDS encoding aldehyde dehydrogenase, translating to MLRALALLFALGGGIAFAQTSLDQATQPVEEPSILPAGEGQEEVFYACTACHSTAIIRRSRFSESRWDELMTWMTEVHGMAPLEGDERRLIVTYLAQHFGPAQTRPGARNPFLN from the coding sequence ATGCTGCGCGCACTGGCCCTGTTGTTCGCCCTGGGCGGAGGCATCGCTTTCGCCCAAACCAGCCTCGACCAGGCCACCCAGCCGGTCGAGGAGCCCTCCATCCTCCCGGCCGGCGAGGGCCAGGAGGAGGTCTTCTACGCCTGCACCGCCTGCCACAGCACCGCGATCATCCGCCGCAGCCGCTTCAGCGAATCCCGCTGGGACGAGCTGATGACCTGGATGACCGAGGTGCACGGCATGGCCCCGCTGGAAGGTGATGAGCGCCGCCTGATCGTGACCTACCTGGCCCAGCATTTCGGCCCGGCGCAGACCCGCCCCGGCGCGCGCAACCCCTTCCTGAACTGA
- a CDS encoding Asp/Glu racemase, with protein MALTIACLHTGASNAALFDAAAAALPGGALRLTHECRPEWLRAPDSALLVEVAALLRAMAEGADAVLLTCSTIGEAVDFAQDAPRPVLRADAALAAAATRTGGEVTVLYAAPSTRASTWKLFSEAAARTGADVGLYGVPGAWALFQEGRFEEYHAAIAKAARGRRGRVALAQASMAPAAALLPEAPPLTVPGTAVMAAARAALQHRKMG; from the coding sequence GTGGCGCTCACCATCGCCTGCCTGCACACGGGCGCCTCCAATGCCGCGCTGTTCGACGCCGCCGCCGCCGCCCTGCCCGGCGGCGCGCTGCGGCTGACGCATGAATGCCGCCCCGAATGGCTGCGCGCGCCCGATTCGGCGCTGCTGGTGGAGGTCGCCGCCCTGCTGCGCGCCATGGCGGAAGGCGCGGACGCCGTGCTGCTGACCTGCTCCACCATCGGCGAGGCGGTGGATTTCGCCCAGGACGCCCCCCGCCCGGTGCTGCGCGCCGATGCGGCGCTGGCCGCCGCCGCGACGCGCACCGGGGGCGAGGTGACGGTGCTCTATGCCGCGCCCAGCACCCGGGCCAGCACCTGGAAGCTGTTTTCCGAGGCCGCGGCCCGGACCGGCGCCGATGTCGGGCTCTATGGCGTGCCCGGCGCCTGGGCGTTGTTCCAGGAAGGCCGGTTCGAGGAATACCACGCCGCCATCGCCAAGGCGGCGCGCGGCAGGCGGGGGCGGGTGGCGCTGGCCCAGGCCTCCATGGCGCCCGCCGCCGCCCTGCTGCCCGAGGCGCCGCCGCTGACCGTGCCGGGCACCGCCGTGATGGCCGCGGCGCGCGCTGCGTTGCAGCACCGCAAAATGGGGTAG
- a CDS encoding ParA family protein: MALGEGGGRVALLDTDPQGTLARWQALRGADAAPLGFEAPAGWRVQGALDRHRREADFVVIDTPPHAETESRLAIRAANLVLVPLQPSLPDLWASEATLNLAEAERRDYRLVLNRMPPTGKLRDVILGELARRGSPVLEERLGNRSAFAAAFALGMGVTESEPRGMAASEMRALAAALRGFTP, translated from the coding sequence GTGGCGCTGGGCGAGGGCGGCGGCCGCGTCGCCCTGCTCGACACCGACCCGCAAGGCACGCTGGCCCGCTGGCAGGCGCTGCGCGGGGCCGATGCCGCGCCGCTGGGTTTCGAGGCGCCGGCCGGCTGGCGGGTGCAGGGCGCGCTGGACCGCCACCGCCGCGAGGCCGATTTCGTGGTGATCGACACGCCGCCCCATGCCGAGACGGAAAGCCGCCTTGCCATCCGCGCCGCCAACCTGGTGCTGGTGCCGCTGCAACCCTCCCTGCCCGACCTCTGGGCCAGCGAGGCCACGCTGAACCTGGCCGAGGCCGAGCGCCGCGACTATCGCCTGGTGCTGAACCGCATGCCGCCCACGGGCAAGCTGCGCGACGTGATCCTGGGCGAGCTGGCCCGGCGCGGCTCGCCGGTGCTGGAGGAGAGGCTGGGCAACCGTTCCGCCTTCGCCGCCGCCTTCGCCCTGGGCATGGGGGTGACGGAAAGCGAGCCGCGCGGCATGGCGGCGTCCGAGATGCGGGCGCTGGCCGCGGCGCTGCGGGGCTTCACCCCCTGA
- a CDS encoding CopD family protein translates to MISNLAYTLHLVFAVLWVGGMGFALMALRPALATLEPAQRMALMGGVHRRFFLVVWHAVAIVLLSGYWLLFGYYGGFRGVGWHVHLMHLTGILMAAVFIAIFTGPWKQMRAALAAGDTAGAAAANDRIRQLILVNFVLGILTVGVAAWGRLG, encoded by the coding sequence ATGATCTCCAACCTCGCCTACACGCTCCATCTCGTCTTCGCCGTGCTCTGGGTCGGCGGCATGGGCTTCGCGCTCATGGCGCTGCGGCCGGCGCTGGCCACCCTCGAACCCGCGCAGCGCATGGCGCTGATGGGGGGCGTGCACCGGCGCTTCTTCCTCGTGGTGTGGCACGCCGTCGCGATCGTGCTGCTGAGCGGCTATTGGCTGCTCTTCGGCTATTATGGCGGCTTCCGTGGCGTGGGCTGGCATGTCCACCTGATGCACCTGACGGGCATCCTGATGGCGGCGGTCTTCATCGCCATCTTCACCGGGCCCTGGAAGCAGATGCGCGCCGCGCTGGCCGCAGGCGACACGGCGGGGGCGGCGGCGGCCAATGACCGCATCCGTCAACTGATCCTGGTGAACTTCGTCCTCGGCATCCTCACCGTCGGCGTGGCGGCTTGGGGCCGGCTGGGATGA
- a CDS encoding GNAT family N-acetyltransferase produces the protein MSLPAGISISDDDYPELEAVAAIQRGLHGFNQEMGGPYDREPVTVLARDEHEVVKGGLLGLTYWNWLFIDWLWLSREMRGKGLGTELLSRAEALARGRGCTDAYTDTFSFQAPHFWERNGWQEAGRLDGMPPGHSRIWYRKKL, from the coding sequence ATGAGCCTGCCCGCCGGCATCTCCATCAGCGACGACGACTATCCGGAGCTGGAGGCCGTCGCCGCCATCCAGCGCGGGCTGCACGGCTTCAACCAGGAAATGGGCGGGCCCTATGACCGCGAGCCGGTGACGGTGCTGGCGCGTGACGAGCATGAGGTGGTGAAGGGCGGCCTGCTCGGCCTCACCTACTGGAACTGGCTGTTCATTGATTGGCTCTGGCTCTCGCGCGAGATGCGCGGCAAGGGGCTCGGCACGGAATTGCTCTCCCGCGCCGAGGCCCTGGCCCGCGGCCGCGGCTGCACCGACGCCTACACCGACACCTTCAGCTTCCAGGCGCCGCATTTCTGGGAGCGCAATGGCTGGCAGGAGGCGGGGCGGCTGGATGGCATGCCGCCCGGCCATTCGCGCATCTGGTATCGCAAGAAGCTGTAA
- a CDS encoding LysE family translocator, translating to MPDVTTLLLFLGAALVLALSPGPGMFYVAARSLGAGRREGVLSSLGTGVGGMAHVLAGALGVSALVLASAELFTLLKVAGALYLFWLGWRTFRGAASGLDLAATGAAPARPFREGVVVEALNPKTAAFFLAFLPQFLDPAAGSVLWQFVLLGSFCVALNTGVDLLVALLAGRLREGLFTRPRLLLRLRQGSGAAIAALGLGVLLIRRPT from the coding sequence ATGCCCGACGTCACGACCCTCCTGCTCTTCCTGGGCGCGGCCCTGGTGCTGGCGCTCAGCCCCGGACCGGGCATGTTCTACGTGGCCGCGCGCAGCCTGGGGGCCGGCCGGCGCGAGGGCGTGCTGTCCAGCCTCGGCACCGGGGTGGGGGGCATGGCCCATGTGCTGGCCGGGGCGCTGGGCGTCTCCGCGCTGGTGCTGGCCAGCGCGGAGCTGTTCACGCTGCTGAAGGTGGCGGGCGCGCTCTACCTGTTCTGGTTGGGCTGGCGCACCTTCCGGGGCGCCGCTTCCGGGCTGGACCTGGCCGCCACGGGCGCCGCACCCGCCCGCCCCTTCCGCGAGGGCGTGGTGGTGGAGGCGCTCAATCCCAAGACCGCCGCCTTCTTCCTGGCCTTTCTGCCGCAGTTCTTGGACCCTGCCGCGGGCTCGGTGCTGTGGCAGTTCGTTCTCCTGGGAAGCTTCTGCGTTGCGCTGAACACCGGCGTGGACCTTCTCGTCGCCCTGCTGGCCGGGCGCCTGCGCGAGGGGCTTTTCACACGCCCCCGCCTGCTGCTCCGGCTGCGTCAGGGATCGGGCGCGGCCATCGCCGCACTGGGCCTCGGCGTCCTGCTCATCCGCCGCCCCACTTGA
- a CDS encoding zinc-binding dehydrogenase, which translates to MKAAVVTEQGLVVKEVPVPKPGPEQVLIRLRAIGLNRADLGVAAGHKHGAIGGPGAIPGLEGAGEVVEVGSEVPDSVRPGMRVMASMAASYAEYALADWGRVAPVPDSNLSWEQAATLPIALQTMHDAVVTHGLCKPGSAVMIQGASSGVGLMGLRIARLMGASVVVGSSTNPEKRARLAEFGATLAVDTNDPGWVQQVLDATGGRGVDAVVDQISGKLVSQTLAATAILGRIVNVGRLGGAVAEFDFDLHAARRISYIGVTFRTRSVAEVREIVRRMRADLWPALTEGKLALPLDRVFHLDEVTEALAHMKANRHFGKIAMVTA; encoded by the coding sequence ATGAAAGCCGCCGTCGTCACTGAACAGGGTCTCGTCGTCAAGGAAGTGCCCGTGCCCAAGCCGGGCCCCGAGCAGGTGCTGATCCGCCTGCGCGCCATCGGGCTGAACCGCGCCGACCTTGGCGTGGCGGCGGGCCACAAGCATGGCGCCATCGGCGGGCCGGGCGCCATCCCGGGCCTGGAGGGCGCGGGCGAGGTGGTGGAGGTGGGCAGCGAGGTGCCCGACAGCGTGCGGCCGGGCATGCGCGTCATGGCCTCCATGGCGGCCTCCTACGCCGAATATGCGCTGGCCGATTGGGGGCGCGTGGCGCCCGTGCCGGACAGCAACCTCTCCTGGGAACAGGCCGCCACCCTGCCCATCGCGCTGCAGACCATGCATGACGCGGTGGTGACGCATGGGCTGTGCAAGCCCGGCAGCGCCGTGATGATCCAGGGCGCCTCCTCGGGCGTGGGGCTGATGGGCTTGCGGATCGCGCGGCTGATGGGGGCGTCGGTGGTGGTCGGCAGCTCCACCAACCCCGAGAAGCGCGCGCGGCTCGCGGAATTCGGCGCGACGCTGGCGGTGGACACCAATGATCCGGGCTGGGTGCAGCAGGTGCTGGACGCGACGGGCGGGCGCGGCGTGGACGCGGTGGTGGACCAGATCAGCGGGAAGCTCGTGTCCCAGACGCTGGCCGCCACGGCCATTCTCGGGCGCATCGTGAATGTCGGGCGCCTCGGCGGCGCGGTGGCGGAGTTCGACTTCGACCTGCACGCCGCGCGCCGCATCAGCTATATCGGCGTCACCTTCCGCACGCGCAGCGTGGCCGAGGTGCGCGAGATCGTGCGCCGCATGCGGGCCGACCTCTGGCCCGCGCTGACCGAGGGCAAGCTCGCTTTGCCGCTCGACCGCGTCTTCCACCTGGACGAGGTGACGGAAGCGCTGGCGCACATGAAGGCCAACCGCCATTTCGGCAAGATCGCGATGGTGACGGCGTGA
- a CDS encoding Bug family tripartite tricarboxylate transporter substrate binding protein, whose translation MHRRSLLAALPALSFAAPALAQSDRPIRLIVPVAPGGSQDIVARLFARHLGPVLGQNFVVENHPGAGSNIGYALGARARPDGLTLVAGSDSLSINRSLFRNLGFDPVEDFAPVAQATSVPQILVVRADSPIRDLAGFVAASRAEPLAVGTPGNGSLSHLLLEVLQQASETRVIHAPYRGGALALVDLMGGSLQGVMINIGAITDRVRAGQLRGIAVSTAQRAAALPDVPSFAEAGFAGVAVAGWHGLVAPRGTDPGVVARLHGALVQVLALPEVAQRLHALGIEPVTEPPEALGERLRADAARWEAVIRRTGMRPE comes from the coding sequence ATGCACCGCCGTTCCCTCCTCGCCGCCCTGCCGGCGCTTTCCTTCGCCGCGCCGGCCCTGGCGCAGTCCGACCGTCCCATCCGCCTGATCGTCCCCGTCGCCCCCGGTGGCAGCCAGGACATCGTGGCGCGCCTCTTCGCCCGCCATCTGGGCCCCGTGCTGGGGCAGAACTTCGTGGTGGAGAACCATCCCGGCGCCGGCAGCAACATCGGCTACGCGCTGGGCGCCCGCGCGCGGCCGGACGGGCTGACGCTGGTGGCGGGCTCGGACAGCCTCTCCATCAACCGGTCCTTGTTCCGCAACCTGGGCTTCGACCCGGTGGAGGATTTCGCACCGGTGGCCCAGGCCACCTCGGTGCCGCAGATCCTGGTGGTGCGGGCGGATTCTCCCATCCGGGACCTGGCCGGCTTCGTCGCCGCCAGCCGCGCCGAGCCCCTGGCCGTGGGCACGCCCGGCAATGGCAGCCTGTCACACCTGCTGCTGGAGGTGCTGCAACAGGCCAGCGAGACGCGGGTGATCCACGCGCCCTATCGCGGCGGCGCGCTGGCGCTGGTGGATCTGATGGGTGGCTCGCTCCAGGGCGTCATGATCAATATCGGCGCCATCACGGACCGCGTTCGGGCGGGGCAGCTGCGCGGCATCGCGGTCTCCACTGCCCAGCGCGCGGCCGCCCTGCCCGATGTGCCGAGCTTCGCCGAGGCCGGCTTCGCGGGCGTCGCCGTGGCCGGCTGGCACGGGCTGGTGGCGCCCCGTGGCACCGATCCCGGCGTGGTCGCGCGGCTGCACGGCGCGCTGGTCCAGGTGCTGGCCCTGCCGGAGGTGGCGCAGCGCCTGCACGCGCTGGGCATCGAGCCCGTCACCGAACCGCCCGAGGCCCTGGGCGAACGCCTGCGCGCCGATGCCGCGCGCTGGGAAGCGGTGATCCGCCGCACCGGCATGCGGCCCGAGTAA
- a CDS encoding cysteine synthase A, giving the protein MDAPPPPSPVTGLLGAIGHTPLIRLARASAATGCDILGKAEFMNPGGSVKDRAALAIIEGAEARGELRPGGLIVEGTAGNTGIGLTLVGNARGYRSVIVMPETQSQEKIDFLRMIGADLRLVPAKPFKDPGNYVHVSRRLAEELAQTHPGGAIWANQFDNLDNREGHRRTTGAEILSQAGGRVDAFTCACGTGGTLAGVAMALTRADPSTLIILADPMGSALYSWVKTGTPEMSEGGSITEGIGQSRVPANLEGVRIDDAVQVPDEEALEQVFDLTMHEGLCIGGSAGLNVAAAIRVAKRLGPGHRIVTILCDGGARYQSKLFNPEFLRGKNLPAPPWLVN; this is encoded by the coding sequence ATGGACGCGCCCCCTCCCCCCTCCCCCGTCACCGGCCTGCTCGGCGCCATCGGCCATACGCCATTGATCCGGTTGGCCCGGGCCTCGGCCGCCACGGGCTGCGACATCCTGGGCAAGGCGGAGTTCATGAACCCCGGCGGCAGCGTGAAGGACCGCGCCGCGCTCGCCATCATCGAGGGCGCGGAGGCGCGCGGCGAACTCCGCCCTGGCGGGCTGATCGTGGAGGGCACGGCGGGCAACACCGGCATCGGCCTGACGCTGGTGGGCAATGCCCGCGGCTATCGCAGCGTCATCGTGATGCCGGAGACGCAGAGCCAGGAGAAGATCGACTTCCTCCGCATGATCGGCGCGGATTTGCGCCTGGTTCCCGCCAAGCCCTTCAAGGACCCCGGCAACTACGTCCATGTCAGCCGCCGCCTGGCGGAGGAGCTGGCACAGACCCACCCGGGCGGCGCCATCTGGGCCAACCAGTTCGACAACCTCGACAACCGCGAGGGCCACCGGCGGACCACCGGTGCCGAGATCCTGAGCCAGGCCGGCGGCCGCGTGGACGCCTTCACCTGCGCCTGCGGCACCGGCGGCACGCTGGCGGGCGTCGCCATGGCGCTGACGCGGGCGGACCCCAGCACGCTGATCATCCTGGCGGACCCCATGGGCTCGGCCCTCTATTCCTGGGTCAAGACCGGCACGCCGGAGATGAGCGAGGGCGGTTCCATCACCGAGGGCATCGGCCAGTCGCGCGTGCCGGCGAACCTCGAAGGCGTGCGGATTGACGACGCGGTGCAGGTGCCGGACGAGGAGGCGCTGGAACAGGTCTTCGACCTGACCATGCATGAAGGCCTGTGCATCGGCGGCAGCGCCGGGCTGAATGTGGCGGCCGCCATCCGGGTGGCGAAACGCCTCGGCCCCGGGCATCGCATCGTCACCATCCTGTGCGATGGCGGGGCGCGCTACCAGTCCAAGCTGTTCAACCCCGAATTCCTGCGCGGCAAGAACCTGCCCGCCCCACCCTGGCTGGTGAACTGA
- the cysE gene encoding serine O-acetyltransferase, producing MEIIALGRSIRERDPARPSWPEVIFSYPGLHAVLWHRLAHWLWRRGLRGLGRFASHLGRMLTGIEIHPGARIGQRLFIDHGMGVVIGETATIGDDVTIYHGVTLGGLSMKAGKRHPDVQDGVVIGAGAQVLGPITLGERSRIGANSVVVAPVAPHTTVVGIPARCVGADCPDTATVGYGLPAGEADPVGERLATVEAELRALKVLLERRLAG from the coding sequence ATGGAGATCATCGCCCTCGGCCGCTCCATCCGGGAGCGGGACCCTGCCCGCCCCTCCTGGCCGGAGGTGATCTTCTCCTATCCCGGCCTGCACGCGGTGCTGTGGCACCGGCTGGCGCATTGGCTCTGGCGCCGTGGGTTGCGGGGCCTCGGGCGCTTCGCCTCGCATCTGGGGCGGATGCTGACGGGCATCGAGATCCATCCCGGCGCGCGCATCGGCCAAAGGCTGTTCATTGACCACGGCATGGGCGTCGTGATCGGTGAGACGGCGACCATCGGCGACGACGTCACCATCTATCACGGCGTCACGCTGGGGGGCCTGTCCATGAAGGCCGGCAAGCGCCACCCGGATGTGCAGGACGGCGTCGTCATCGGCGCGGGCGCCCAGGTCCTGGGGCCCATCACACTGGGTGAGCGCAGCCGCATCGGCGCCAACTCCGTGGTGGTGGCCCCCGTGGCGCCGCACACCACCGTCGTCGGCATCCCGGCACGCTGCGTGGGCGCGGACTGCCCGGATACCGCCACCGTGGGTTACGGCCTGCCGGCCGGCGAGGCCGATCCGGTGGGGGAACGTCTGGCGACCGTGGAGGCGGAACTTCGTGCCCTCAAGGTCTTGCTGGAACGTCGCCTGGCAGGGTGA